In Daphnia magna isolate NIES linkage group LG7, ASM2063170v1.1, whole genome shotgun sequence, a single genomic region encodes these proteins:
- the LOC123474362 gene encoding uncharacterized protein LOC123474362 isoform X2: protein MGRGNRSQQNKRGKRSAPVRNENSVLLHQSVNPPDAAQIDDVAVAEPATAKEASVPASTSTQSVQRGQTVHSDTEVMGLNELDTSRDDSNLSSSSPSRDRESDTRNPEDATSVQSLKESDDIKRLSYPPSFFKFIEPSAKNGSSLYACQVKDCPRMGKTLSAINNSRGNLRAHIKTVHKEQLEKFNTLCKEIDATKLMGVQPLRDHSDKKIETDRKPAFVQQVLSFQGYQKLVTQKNLDEFIPEYLCDAVLPVYHTETEAFRTYTRKLQPRLKEAVLFSGRWYSKRGFGLQPAEKEDQERFLQINFDKHSTSGIQRG from the exons ATGGG TCGAGGGAATCGATCCCAGCAAAACAAACGAGGTAAACGCAGTGCACCTGTCAGGAATGAAAATAGTGTTTTGTTACATCAATCAG TTAATCCACCTGATGCAGCACAAATTGATGATGTTGCTGTCGCAGAACCTGCCACTGCGAAGGAAGCTTCAGTACCAGCTTCTACCAGCACTCAATCTGTTCAGCGTGGGCAAACAGTTCATTCAG atacTGAGGTGATGGGCCTTAATGAGTTGGACACTTCTCGTGATGACAGCAATCTATCTTCTTCAAGTCCCAGCAGAGATCGAGAGAGTGACACAAGGAATCCTGAAGATGCTACTAGTGTCCAATCTTTGAAAG AATCTGATGACATCAAAAGGCTTTCCTACCCACCATCCTTCTTCAAGTTTATTGAGCCCTCGGCGAAAAATGGAAGCTCCCTGTACGCTTGTCAAGTGAAAGATTGTCCCAGAATGGGAAAGACTCTATCGGCGATAAACAACTCTAGAGGAAACTTGCGGGCTCACATCAAA ACGGTTCATAAGGAACAGCTGGAAAAGTTTAACACACTTTGTAAAGAAATTGATGCTACTAAGTTGATGGGCGTCCAACCTCTTAGGGACCATTCGGATAAAAAGATCGAGACAGATCGTAAGCCAGCCTTCGTGCAGCAGGTCTTGTCTTTTCAAGGGTACCAAAAACTTGTCACACAGAAAAACCTGGATGAATTCATTCCG GAATACCTTTGTGACGCGGTTCTACCAGTCTATCACACAGAGACAGAAGCCTTCCGGACTTACACCCGTAAATTGCAACCTCGTCTTAAA GAAGCAGTCTTATTCAGCGGCCGATGGTATTCAAAGCGAGGATTCGGACTACAGCCCGCAGAGAAAGAAGACCAAGAAAGATTTCTTCAAATCAATTTTGACAAACACAGTACCAGCGGAATCCAACGAGGTTGA
- the LOC123474362 gene encoding uncharacterized protein LOC123474362 isoform X1, which translates to MNPISLTAILNSGIDATNIYILPPHRRCACHTLNLICKCDIYKDLEPALKNLMEATDKKLTAIWNKQNRSSKASDTIIESLGMLFIIHNETRWNSYFNAMQRAKYFVTKKRTELKALFEQFGIAYFRPAEEEFIREYVKVMEPISEALNVLQADVNISIGYLLPTLTILLNKMENLKEKGGIKHCKPLLNTMIESVKRRFAESLADAELYIAAMVHPLFKAKWMPEGEERDAKVQGIVDVFRSFKNDQVDLENRKQSYSAADGIQSEDSDYSPQRKKTKKDFFKSILTNTVPAESNEVDLFLADQSTKISSLNKYPTIKAIFIKYNAAFPSSASVERLFSVAGRIFTPLRGRLSDKNFERMLLLKVNKFIDS; encoded by the exons ATGAATCCAATTTCCTTAACGGCAATCCTAAATAGTGGTATTGACGCAACCAACATTTACATCCTACCACCTCATCGTCGGTGTGCATGCCACACATTAAACCTGATTTGCAAGTGTGACATCTATAAGGATCTAGAACCGGCTCTCAAGAACCTAATGGAGGCAACCGATAAGAAACTGACTGCTATCTGGAATAAGCAAAATCGAAGCTCTAAGGCTTCTGACACGATCATAGAGAGCCTTGGGATGCTCTTTATCATTCATAATGAAACTCGTTGGAATTCTTATTTCAATGCCATGCAACGAGCCAAATACTTCGTCACAAAGAAAAGGACCGAACTTAAAGCACTTTTTGAACAATTCGGGATTGCGTATTTCCGCCCAGCCGAAGAGGAATTCATTCGTGAATACGTCAAAGTGATGGAGCCTATATCAGAAGCATTGAATGTTCTTCAAGCAGACGTCAACATCTCTATCGGTTATTTACTTCCTACGCTTACCATCCTTCTCAATAAGATGGAAAACCTGAAGGAGAAAGGCGGCATCAAGCACTGCAAACCTCTCCTAAACACAATGATCGAATCAGTAAAGCGAAGATTTGCTGAAAGTTTGGCTGACGCAGAGTTGTACATCGCCGCCATGGTACATCCTCTCTTCAAGGCAAAATGGATGCCGGAAGGCGAGGAGCGTGATGCTAAAGTCCAAGGTATTGTAGACGTCTTTCGATCCTTCAAGAACGACCAAGTTGACTTGGAAAATAG GAAGCAGTCTTATTCAGCGGCCGATGGTATTCAAAGCGAGGATTCGGACTACAGCCCGCAGAGAAAGAAGACCAAGAAAGATTTCTTCAAATCAATTTTGACAAACACAGTACCAGCGGAATCCAACGAGGTTGATTTGTTCCTTGCCGACCAGTCTACAAAGATAAGCAGCCTGAACAAATACCCAACCATTAAGGCCATATTTATCAAGTACAATGCTGCATTTCCTTCCTCGGCCTCTGTCGAGCGCTTATTCAGCGTTGCAGGAAGGATTTTTACCCCACTAAGGGGTCGTTTGTCAGACAAAAACTTTGAACGCATGTTATTATTAAAAGTAAACAAGTTCATTGATTCATAA